From the Chitinivibrio alkaliphilus ACht1 genome, the window CCTTTTTGTGTAATTTTTTCACCGTAAATTCACCATCCACCATGGCCACCACAATAGAATCATGCTTCGGGGATAAGGACCTGTCTATCACCAGTATATCCCCGTTATGAATCCCCGCATCCCGCATGGATTCCCCCTTTACCCGGGCATAAAAGGTTGCCTCTGGATGCTGTATCATATCCCGGTTGAAGTCCAGGGAAAGCTCCATATAATCCTGTGCAGGAGAAGGAAACCCCGCCTGAGCTCCAAACTCAGCAAAGGGCAGGGGTAAATTCGTCCCCACCTCTGTATGGATAAACGCTATTTCATTTTGCATTATCGTACCTCCGCAGTAAAAATAAATCCTGCATGGGTCATTGTATGTCAATGGCACTAGAATCTCTCAAATAAGTACGTGAACAAGGAAGGACAGCGCATCACCCGGGACGTTCTGAAGTGCGGTACCATGGGAGTAGCACGGTGAAACA encodes:
- a CDS encoding LexA family protein, with the translated sequence MQNEIAFIHTEVGTNLPLPFAEFGAQAGFPSPAQDYMELSLDFNRDMIQHPEATFYARVKGESMRDAGIHNGDILVIDRSLSPKHDSIVVAMVDGEFTVKKLHKKGGVVELHPANPEFSVIEITEGMDFEVWGVVAYSIKAFR